From Proteus vulgaris:
CACTGAAAGTGATCCCCGTGATCCAAATTAATCGCGCAGAAGATGCAATCTGGCTGGGTGAAATTCTAACCCAAAATCAATTACCTGTTGCTGAAATCACCTTTCGTACACCTGCGGCAGCTAAAGCTATTAAGTTAATGCATGAGCATTTTCCTGAGCTTATTTTATGCGCAGGAACAGTATTAACGGCACAACAAGCAGACATGGCAAAAGAAGCTGGAGCAAGCTTTGTCATTTCTCCAGGTTATAACCCAAGTACAGTTGATTATTGTCTGAATAATGGCATCAACATTGTGCCGGGAATTAATAATCCAAGCCAAATAGAAGTAGCCCTTGAAAGAGGCCTAACCTTAGTTAAATTCTTCCCAGCAGAAGCCTCTGGCGGTATAAAAATGCTAAAAGCACTTGCGGCACCTTACGCACAAATGCAATTTATGCCGACGGGTGGCATTAGTTTAAATAATGTCAGTGATTATCTCGCTATTCCACAAGTGGTGGCATGTGGCGGTAGCTGGATAGCAACTACTGAAGCTATTGATAAACAAGATAAGCAAACCATTGTTAATCATATTCAAAGTATCCATTCATTACTAAAAATCAATAAAGGATAAATACAATGAAACAGGTTGCCGTTTTATTAGCAGACGGATTCGAAGAAGGCGAAGCCGTTGTTTTTATTGATATCATGCGCCGTC
This genomic window contains:
- a CDS encoding bifunctional 4-hydroxy-2-oxoglutarate aldolase/2-dehydro-3-deoxy-phosphogluconate aldolase, which encodes MTQSIVDTLSSLKVIPVIQINRAEDAIWLGEILTQNQLPVAEITFRTPAAAKAIKLMHEHFPELILCAGTVLTAQQADMAKEAGASFVISPGYNPSTVDYCLNNGINIVPGINNPSQIEVALERGLTLVKFFPAEASGGIKMLKALAAPYAQMQFMPTGGISLNNVSDYLAIPQVVACGGSWIATTEAIDKQDKQTIVNHIQSIHSLLKINKG